The following proteins are encoded in a genomic region of Drosophila miranda strain MSH22 chromosome 4, D.miranda_PacBio2.1, whole genome shotgun sequence:
- the LOC108162656 gene encoding uncharacterized protein LOC108162656 isoform X4 yields the protein MDLPSMVQRSGDTLIVRSVVSGNQLYAEQGGHNPSGSQNSATAGSSSLLERHVERYRLQHLLQQQQQAAAAAAAVVNSVQQQQQQQQQQQQQQLQQQQQQAVISMDAKEEGLPQCKIKRNYSCNHCAYFTQNPRYHLTHLRDVHGEKIVINKCKLCLYASRHFQKLVRHMKMVHGCTDGIPSGHGQARGKRGMSREARKRRLEESVGVMGGSHVVGQGLTVTVPDVPTLEEVKRELQLQEEKLQRDIEAFNQRQREEQQREQQMELANSYERQMQMQVLREFERQSPPEPPTPSPSGSATPPSNCEEPQNRLLKCSACEFTTLYRTQLRAHELEEHGKTKFFRCDKCSYVTHIKARFSKHVKYHSMPMIKCVTCDFRTPYKWNLDRHMKNHGGAGAFKCAACDFTADIKQSLTVHEMNHHVPPVGNAGSIWPRRQNKVGASEMCDDFLSDSADLEDQYNNNNVDDDLDAGMEDPDEVLSGEELHHYGKRGKYDDEEEPTDLSQKGGCSSDTSSVGTTTPNRSQRPVPNLIPITKSPKDVLNLSKDTNASRSALTEIASMFFNEKQISEMLDKSDVPQLSPATTVTSQASSRSQLTKKSGSSFLDKLKTGAQHENLICQCGHVAKCLSESIIHGKSCHASAVIIADDDDAALHEDDADDRLEIDEDDEDHHSHSALNLSVTGSTRCQHCRHRCKSSNDLLHHLTQCVEAIRCANEMYDSNSGESGEQRRSESHHSLQQQAAVQQQRVCIWNKAAKEIAAATAAVHQENSNKNLVKSPANSQGTNNEENSYYGVETAPGYGEVTKKMTPEEEAANSSLKKVYKCPHCSFWASTASRFHVHIVGHLNKKPFECSLCSYRSNWRWDITKHIRLKTIRDPSHKTAKVLMNDETGRRNYTKYNKYITLMKVTEEDGDPKLMKSGEMTPNQVASLAFLKDYAKVGSGSGQDITLEPVMSSKPNALDDAHLAGNLIRIPLLATIMNAAMSQQQHQQHQQQHHQKEQQHITPSVTISPVKRTNQGPPSKPSDDLITEVHQEGNEKRTVYRCRKCNFGHHNRDAVLAHVKVHYQDASYPKSAAGATSSTSPLQVSVSPNQQYYMNKVFAAMCLGQSSPTSNATNTGAGGSSSSQQHSLISAGLLQRAIQEAQHSPTPNASALSGLALALASGKSAANTTKASAASILEHGEQKASQNERHCRLKHSGDIRIETLERGGSAPASYRPLGAGASNESQSHINSTTNSTTTSSLNILNSKLGNGHGNGNVNSNSSSAQQLLMSSKQLEQLLHSPLSAGAAAVVNAANTQQDLQAVAAYWAAACKAAVANGEELLQLQQNDQIEITRLPSAGAGSANQEQQHQSSQSNTKSKQQKCPVCPYISESKSQMNYHVSLHKPTQYECRLCTFVCAKKHHLSSHMRSVHQQQLGVGATATGTGTGAAGSAGGASSLGLDFSVALQLAAAAKQVQQLPASTPLSIDLSQLQLDAASDAELNPQQLPPEYQYKLISYCPRCPARFAQKHNDERNGKQELEQHLTAHANASDSETEDLYVCTYCGYRTGEETLLQLHRAVHMSHYQEKCQQLYKNCKEDVEFPAPKLMQITGPETIWVVDNELSVQLLQQQAAGGVSSSTSAGGSYNGQNSLLKKQLESGSGLERPNERESTPHPKPQETEAEGEEDEERRSSSTPSTSASVATSDLAADGSSDAGSMDMPQSASAPERCLHCPFETQKHEELQQHLPHHAIVQAAPEGAHLCAHCDYHTETEEEIEEHTAVHFNASEKLKSVEFYTCYDNLEISMEQDPEADQEQSSTKQHTENNNNQDNVVNANMQQQQQEHNDPEHQDGELDEPPPAKKPSTKIILYKSDGALSVKPSPEEPAPESQRSENISDRLRRRILRGSAPEESHQQQQPQQRPTTPDKMILVNPKTGKVISRK from the exons ATGGACCTGCCTTCGATGGTGCAGCGCTCCGGTGACACTCTGATTGTGCGCAGCGTCGTCAGCGGCAATCAGCTGTACGCCGAGCAGGGCGGCCACAATCCAAGCGGAAGCCAAAACAGTGCCACAGCAGGCTCCTCCTCTCTGCTGGAGCGGCACGTGGAGAGATATCGCCTGCAACACTTactccagcagcaacagcaggcggCAGCTGCCGCAGCGGCGGTCGTGAACAGcgtgcaacagcagcagcagcagcagcagcaacagcaacagcagcagcttcaacagcagcagcaacaggcaGTCATATCCATGGATGCCAAGGAGGAGGGCCTGCCACAGTGCAAGATCAAGCGGAATTACAGCTGCAACCACTGCGCCTACTTCACGCAGAACCCGCGCTACCATCTCACGCATCTGAGGGACGTGCACGGCGAGAAGATCGTGATCAACAAGTGCAAGCTGTGCCTGTACGCCTCGCGACACTTCCAGAAGCTGGTGCGGCACATGAAGATGGTGCACGGCTGCACCGACGGCATACCCAGTGGCCACGGCCAGGCGCGGGGCAAGCGCGGCATGAGCCGGGAGGCGCGCAAGCGTCGCCTGGAGGAGAGCGTGGGCGTGATGGGGGGCAGCCATGTGGTGGGACAGGGCCTGACGGTGACCGTGCCGGATGTGCCCACCTTGGAGGAGGTGAAGCGagagctgcagctgcaggagGAAAAGCTGCAGCGCGACATCGAGGCCTTTAACCAGCGGCAGCGCGAAGAGCAGCAGCGCGAGCAGCAGATGGAGCTGGCCAACAGCTACGAGCgccagatgcagatgcaggtGCTCCGAGAGTTTGAGCGCCAGTCGCCGCCAGAGCCACCGACCCCCTCGCCGAGCGGATCGGCCACCCCGCCCTCCAACTGCGAGGAGCCACAGAATCGCCTGCTCAAGTGCAGCGCCTGCGAGTTCACGACCCTGTACCGCACCCAGCTGCGGGCCCACGAGCTGGAAGAGCACGGGAAGACCAAGTTCTTCCGCTGCGACAAGTGCAGCTATGTGACGCACATCAAGGCGCGCTTCAGCAAGCACGTCAAGTACCACTCGATGCCGATGATCAAGTGCGTGACCTGCGACTTCCGCACCCCCTACAAGTGGAACCTCGATCGCCACATGAAGAACCATGGCGGAGCGGGCGCCTTCAAGTGCGCCGCCTGCGACTTCACCGCGGACATCAAGCAGTCGCTGACGGTGCACGAGATGAACCACCATGTGCCCCCCGTGGGCAATGCCGGTTCCATTTGGCCCAGGCGCCAGAACAAGGTTGGCGCCAGCGAGATGTGCGATGATTTCCTCAGCGACTCGGCGGATCTCGAGGATCAGtataacaacaacaatgtGGATGATGATCTGGATGCTGGCATGGAGGATCCCGACGAGGTGCTGAGCGGCGAGGAGCTGCATCATTATGGCAAGCGCGGCAAGtacgacgacgaggaggagcCCACGGACCTGTCGCAGAAGGGCGGCTGCTCGTCGGACACCTCCAGTGTGGGCACCACGACGCCCAATAGGTCCCAGAGACCCGTGCCAAATCTCATACCCATCACCAAGAGTCCCAAGGA CGTCTTGAATCTTTCCAAGGACACGAATGCATCGCGCAGTGCCCTCACGGAGATCGCCTCCATGTTCTTCAACGAGAAGCAAATCTCGGAGATGCTGGACAAATCCGATGTGCCCCAATTGTCGCCAGCGACGACCGTCACCTCGCAGGCCTCGTCCCGCAGTCAGCTGACCAAAAAGTCCGGCTCCAGCTTCCTGGACAAACTGAAGACCGGCGCCCAGCACGAGAATCTCATCTGCCAGTGCGGCCACGTGGCCAAGTGCCTGTCCGAGTCGATCATCCACGGCAAGAGCTGCCATGCCTCGGCCGTGATCATTGCAGACGACGACGATGCGGCCCTGCACGAGGACGATGCCGATGATCGCCTGGAGATCGACGAGGACGATGAGGATCATCACTCGCACTCGGCCTTGAATCTGAGCGTGACGGGATCGACACGTTGCCAACACTGCCGGCACCGCTGCAAGTCCTCCAACGATCTGCTGCACCACCTGACGCAGTGCGTCGAGGCCATCCGCTGCGCCAACGAGATGTACGACTCCAACTCCGGCGAGAGCGGCGAGCAGCGTCGCTCCGAGTCGCACCACTCCCTCCAGCAGCAGGCGGCCGTCCAGCAGCAGCGCGTCTGCATTTGGAACAAGGCGGCCAAGGAAATAGCAGCCGCCACAGCGGCTGTCCATCAGGAGAACAGCAACAAGAATCTGGTCAAGTCACCGGCCAACAGTCAGGGGACCAACAACGAGGAGAACAGCTATTACGGCGTGGAGACGGCGCCCGGCTACGGCGAG GTAACCAAAAAGATGACGCCCGAAGAAGAGGCCGCCAACTCGTCCCTGAAGAAGGTTTACAAGTGTCCGCACTGCAGCTTCTGGGCCTCGACAGCCTCCCGCTTCCACGTGCACATTGTGGGGCACCTCAACAAGAAGCCCTTTGAGTGCTCCCTCTGCTCGTACCGCTCCAACTGGCGCTGGGACATCACCAAGCACATCCGCCTGAAGACCATCCGGGATCCCTCGCACAAGACCGCCAAAGTGCTGATGAACGACGAGACCGGACGGCGGAACTACACCAAGTACAACAAGTACATTACCCTGATGAAGGTCACCGAGGAGGATGGCGATCCCAAGCTGATGAAATCCGGCGAGATGACACCCAACCAGGTGGCCTCGCTGGCCTTCCTCAAGGACTACGCGAAGGTGGGCAGTGGCTCCGGCCAGGACATAACCCTGGAGCCGGTGATGTCTAGCAAACCGAATGCCCTGGACGATGCCCATCTGGCGGGCAACCTCATACGCATACCCCTGCTGGCGACCATTATGAACGCGGCCAtgtcccagcagcagcaccagcaacaccagcagcagcaccaccagaaggagcagcagcacatCACGCCCTCGGTGACCATTTCGCCGGTGAAGCGGACGAACCAGGGGCCGCCCAGCAAGCCCAGCGATGATCTCATCACTGAGGTGCACCAGGAGGGCAACGAGAAGCGCACCGTCTACAGGTGCCGCAAGTGCAACTTTGG CCATCACAATCGCGACGCAGTGCTGGCCCACGTGAAGGTCCATTACCAGGATGCTAGCTACCCGAAGTCCGCCGCCGGCGCCACATCCAGCACATCGCCGCTCCAGGTGTCCGTCAGCCCGAATCAGCAGTACTACATGAACAAAGTATTCGCTGCCATGTGTCTGGGACAGTCCTCGCCGACGTCCAATGCGACGAACACCGGCGCTGGGGGCAGCtccagcagccaacaacattCCCTCATATCCGCAGGACTGCTGCAGCGGGCCATCCAGGAGGCCCAGCACTCACCGACACCGAACGCCAGCGCTCTGAGTGGCCTAGCCTTGGCCCTGGCTAGCGGAAAGTCAGCTGCCAATACGACGAAagccagtgccgcttccattTTAGAGCACGGTGAGCAGAAAGCGAGTCAAAACGAG CGGCACTGTCGCTTAAAGCATTCCGGGGATATTCGGATCGAGACCCTTGAGCGTGGCGGCAGTGCACCGGCCAGCTATCGGCCCTTGGGCGCCGGTGCCAGCAATGAATCCCAGTCCCACATCAACAGCACCACCAACAGCACTACGACATCCAGCCTCAACATCCTCAACAGCAAACTCGGCAACGgccacggcaacggcaacgtcaacagcaacagctccAGTGCCCAACAGCTGCTGATGAGCTCCAAGCAATTGGAGCAGCTGCTGCACTCGCCCCTCTCTGCAGGCGCCGCGGCGGTGGTGAATGCGGCCAACACACAGCAGGATCTCCAGGCGGTGGCCGCCTACTGGGCAGCCGCCTGCAAGGCAGCCGTGGCCAACGGGGAGGAgctgctccagctgcagcAGAACGATCAGATCGAGATCACGCGGCTGCCATCTGCAGGCGCCGGCTCCGCCaaccaggagcagcagcaccagagcAGCCAGAGCAACACCAAGAGCAAGCAGCAAAAGTGTCCCGTCTGTCCGTACATCTCGGAGAGCAAGTCCCAGATGAACTATCACGTGTCCCTGCACAAGCCCACGCAGTACGAGTGCCGGCTGTGCACCTTTGTGTGCGCCAAGAAGCATCATCTGAGCAGCCACATGAGGAGCgtgcaccagcagcagctgggAGTGGGCGCGACAGCCACAGGAACTGGAACAGGCGCTGCAGGATCAGCAGGAGGAGCCTCCTCCCTGGGCCTGGACTTCAGTGTGGCCCTCCAGCTGGCGGCGGCGGCCAAGCAGGTCCAACAGCTGCCCGCCTCCACGCCGCTGTCCATCGATTTGAGTCAGCTGCAGCTGGACGCGGCCTCCGATGCGGAACTGAATCCCCAGCAGCTGCCGCCGGAGTACCAGTACAAGCTGATTAGCTACTGTCCGCGCTGTCCCGCCCGCTTCGCCCAGAAGCATAACGATGAGCGGAACGGCAAACAGGAGCTGGAGCAGCACCTGACCGCCCATGCCAACGCCAGCGACTCGGAGACGGAGGATCTCTACGTGTGCACCTACTGTGGATACCGCACCGGAGAGGAGACcctgctgcagctgcatcGCGCGGTGCACATGTCGCACTACCAGGAGAAGTGCCAGCAGCTGTACAAGAACTGCAAGGAGGATGTCGAGTTTCCGGCCCCGAAGCTCATGCAGATCACGGGACCCGAGACCATCTGGGTGGTGGACAACGAGCTGAGTGtccagctgctgcagcagcaggcagcggGTGGCGTTAGTTCTTCGACCAGCGCTGGCGGCAGCTACAATGGCCAGAACTCGCTGCTCAAGAAACAGCTGGAGTCGGGCAGTGGCCTGGAGAGGCCCAACGAACGCGAGTCGACGCCTCATCCTAAGCCACAAGAGACGGAAGCCGAAGGCGAGGAGGATGAAGAGCGTCGCAGCAGCTCCACGCCATCGACGAGTGCCTCGGTGGCCACTAGTGACCTAGCTGCAGATGGCAGCAGTGATGCCGGCTCCATGGACATGCCCCAGTCAGCGTCGGCCCCCGAGCGCTGTCTCCACTGTCCGTTCGAGACGCAGAAGCACGAGGAACTGCAGCAGCACCTGCCGCATCATGCCATCGTCCAGGCAGCCCCAGAAGGTGCACATTTGTGTGCCCATTGCGATTACCATACCGAAACGGAGGAGGAGATCGAGGAGCACACGGCGGTGCATTTCAATGCCAGCGAGAAGCTCAAGTCCGTGGAGTTCTACACGTGCTACGACAACCTCGAGATCAGCATGGAACAGGATCCGGAGGCTGACCAAGAGCAGTCCTCCACCAAGCAGCACACGGAGAACAATAACAACCAGGACAATGTGGTCAATGCCaacatgcagcagcagcagcaagaacaCAACGATCCAGAGCATCAAGATGGGGAACTGGACGAGCCGCCGCCAGCCAAGAAACCCAGCACAAAGATCATTCTGTACAAGAGCGACGGAGCGCTGAGTGTGAAACCATCGCCGGAGGAGCCCGCACCAGAGTCGCAGCGTAGCGAGAATATCAGCGATCGGCTGCGTCGGCGCATTCTACGGGGCAGTGCCCCAGAGGAGtcccaccagcagcagcagccgcagcagcggcCAACGACTCCGGATAAAATGATTCTGGTCAACCCGAAGACGGGCAAAGTCATTTCCAGGAAGTAG